The proteins below come from a single Novosphingobium aromaticivorans DSM 12444 genomic window:
- a CDS encoding TonB-dependent receptor: protein MRIVAVLLASTSLVAAPAFAAEEAAPAPVAPEAISDAAAAEIVVMGQGQTRQVQELSTQELTILASGTSPLKAIEKLPSVNFQSADAFGTYEWSTRVTIRGFSQNQLGFNIDGIPLGDMSYGNANGLHISRAISPENIGVTRVSQGSGSITAQSTNNLGGTLEFFSIDPKDALGVTASASYGSENTWRGFARIGLGTTDGARAFASVQYQDGEKWKGDGKQRTLMVNAKGVLPLGGGTELDGYVSYSDRAEQDYQDLSLAMIQRLGYDWDNFGPSRYAEAVRVADIAANRGDTGTAPLNAAAGTTYPSPIASADDAYYDASGLRKDTLASLGLTTPLGDALTFKVKGYYHENDGQGTWGSPYVNSPTGVPMALRTTEYDIKRKGVFAALSGTFGINELTVGGWYEKNDFIQSRKFYAYESRTNPGRDHLKFQHNPFYTQWSIAFETDTLQYYVSDDVDLGDLKVNLGWKGYSVDTNAFALVNVSGLATGDIKVEDWFQPHVGLNYKLGDGLEAFAGFTQVTRAYQASATSGPFSTTQAGFNAIKDKLKPESSDTWEAGLRYNTGVINASLAGYYVNFRDRLLVIPTSVGVVGSANVLQNVGSVRALGIEAAVDVKLPGGFGAFASYSYNDTTYRDDVTITAGGTTVVRATAGKTVVDTPKHLLRGELSYDSQTVFGRVGVNYMSKRYFTYLNDQSVPGRALVDATIGYRLDIGQRQPVELQLNAVNLFDKRYVATIGSNGFGFSGDNQTLLAGAPRQVFVTLKAGF, encoded by the coding sequence ATGCGTATCGTCGCCGTGCTGCTCGCCAGCACTTCGCTTGTCGCCGCCCCGGCCTTCGCCGCCGAAGAAGCCGCACCTGCACCGGTCGCCCCTGAAGCCATTTCCGATGCGGCCGCCGCCGAAATCGTCGTCATGGGCCAGGGACAGACCCGGCAGGTGCAGGAACTTTCCACGCAGGAGCTGACCATTCTCGCCTCGGGCACCAGCCCCTTGAAGGCGATCGAGAAGCTGCCCAGCGTCAATTTCCAGTCCGCCGACGCCTTCGGCACCTATGAATGGTCGACCCGCGTCACCATTCGCGGCTTCAGCCAGAACCAGCTTGGCTTCAACATCGACGGCATCCCGCTGGGCGACATGTCCTATGGCAACGCCAACGGCCTGCACATCAGCCGCGCGATCAGCCCCGAGAACATCGGCGTCACCCGCGTCAGCCAGGGCTCCGGCTCGATCACCGCGCAGTCGACCAACAATCTCGGCGGCACGCTCGAGTTCTTCTCGATCGATCCCAAGGACGCCCTCGGCGTTACCGCCAGCGCATCCTACGGTTCGGAAAACACCTGGCGCGGCTTTGCGCGCATTGGCCTGGGCACCACCGATGGCGCCCGCGCCTTCGCTTCGGTCCAGTACCAGGACGGCGAAAAGTGGAAGGGCGACGGCAAGCAGCGCACGCTGATGGTCAACGCCAAGGGCGTGCTCCCGCTGGGCGGCGGTACCGAACTCGACGGCTACGTCAGCTATTCCGACCGCGCCGAGCAGGACTACCAGGATCTCAGCCTCGCGATGATCCAGCGTCTCGGCTATGACTGGGACAACTTCGGCCCCTCGCGCTATGCCGAAGCGGTCCGCGTGGCCGACATCGCCGCCAACCGCGGCGACACCGGCACCGCCCCGCTCAACGCCGCGGCGGGCACCACCTACCCCAGCCCGATCGCTTCGGCGGACGATGCCTATTACGATGCCTCGGGCCTGCGCAAGGACACCCTCGCCTCGCTCGGCCTCACCACGCCGCTGGGCGATGCGCTGACCTTCAAGGTCAAGGGCTACTACCACGAGAACGACGGCCAGGGCACGTGGGGCAGCCCATACGTCAACAGCCCCACCGGCGTGCCGATGGCGCTGCGCACCACCGAATACGACATCAAGCGCAAGGGCGTGTTCGCCGCGCTTTCGGGCACGTTCGGCATCAACGAACTCACCGTCGGCGGCTGGTACGAGAAGAACGACTTCATCCAGTCGCGCAAGTTCTATGCCTATGAGAGCCGGACCAACCCCGGCCGCGACCACCTGAAGTTTCAGCACAACCCGTTCTACACGCAGTGGTCCATCGCCTTCGAGACCGACACGCTGCAATACTACGTCTCCGACGACGTCGACCTCGGCGATCTCAAGGTGAACCTTGGCTGGAAGGGCTATTCGGTCGACACCAACGCGTTCGCGCTGGTCAACGTCAGCGGCCTCGCCACCGGCGACATCAAGGTCGAGGACTGGTTCCAGCCGCACGTCGGCCTGAACTACAAGCTTGGTGACGGGCTCGAGGCTTTCGCGGGCTTCACCCAGGTGACGCGCGCCTACCAGGCATCGGCCACCAGCGGCCCGTTCTCGACCACGCAGGCCGGCTTCAATGCGATCAAGGACAAACTCAAGCCCGAAAGCTCGGACACCTGGGAGGCGGGCCTGCGCTACAACACCGGCGTCATCAACGCCTCGCTCGCAGGCTACTACGTCAACTTCCGCGACAGGCTGCTGGTGATCCCGACTTCGGTCGGCGTCGTCGGCTCGGCCAACGTGCTGCAGAACGTCGGCTCGGTCCGCGCACTCGGCATCGAGGCGGCGGTGGACGTGAAGCTCCCCGGCGGCTTCGGCGCGTTCGCTTCGTACAGCTACAACGACACGACCTACCGCGATGACGTGACCATCACCGCGGGCGGCACCACGGTGGTCCGCGCGACCGCTGGCAAGACCGTCGTCGACACGCCAAAGCATCTCCTGCGCGGCGAACTGTCGTATGACAGCCAGACCGTGTTCGGCCGCGTCGGGGTCAACTACATGTCCAAGCGCTACTTCACCTACCTCAACGACCAGTCGGTCCCCGGCCGCGCGCTGGTGGACGCGACCATCGGCTACCGCCTCGACATCGGCCAGCGCCAGCCGGTCGAACTGCAGCTCAATGCCGTGAACCTGTTCGACAAGCGCTACGTCGCCACGATCGGGTCCAACGGCTTCGGCTTCAGCGGCGACAACCAGACCCTGCTCGCGGGCGCACCGCGCCAGGTCTTCGTCACGCTCAAGGCGGGGTTCTGA
- a CDS encoding alkaline phosphatase family protein, producing the protein MRGLSTAKALVAGVVLLGSTAPVAASAATRTTPVLLISIDGLRPGDVLEAERRGLKIPNLRRFLKEGSYATGVTGNLPTVTYPSHTTLITGVAPARHGIVSNTTFDPKQVNYGGWYWYAEDIRTGTLWDAAHKAGLSTANVHWPVSVGVKALSYNLPQIWRSGHADDRKLVRALSTDGLYDALEHDCGAYADGIDEGIAGDETRARFAARLIETKKPDFVTVYLAALDHEEHLFGPGSAQANAVLERLDAAVGTLVSAELAARPDATIAVVSDHGFVATDTEVNLFRPFIDAGLIALGPDGKVASWEAMPWPSGGSIAVVLARPDDAALVTRVEALLAGLAADPQARIASVIGKADIARLGANPQASFYVDLKPGALAGNFAADAPLAKPSRYKGMHGYFPAMPEMRSTFLVMGKSVAPARNLGEIDMRAIAPTLAKAMGAELPGAEAKAIPLGK; encoded by the coding sequence ATGCGCGGCCTTTCGACCGCAAAGGCCCTCGTCGCGGGCGTCGTGCTGCTTGGCAGCACGGCGCCCGTCGCGGCGAGCGCCGCGACCCGCACGACGCCGGTCCTGCTCATCTCGATCGACGGCCTGCGGCCCGGCGACGTTCTGGAAGCCGAACGGCGCGGTCTCAAGATCCCCAACCTGCGCCGTTTCCTCAAGGAAGGCAGCTACGCCACCGGCGTCACCGGAAACCTGCCCACGGTCACCTATCCCAGCCACACCACGCTGATCACGGGCGTCGCCCCGGCGCGCCACGGCATCGTCTCGAACACGACCTTCGATCCGAAGCAGGTGAACTATGGCGGCTGGTACTGGTATGCCGAGGACATCAGGACGGGCACCCTGTGGGATGCAGCCCACAAGGCCGGGCTTTCCACCGCCAACGTCCATTGGCCGGTGAGCGTCGGCGTCAAGGCCTTGTCCTACAACCTTCCCCAGATCTGGCGCTCTGGCCACGCCGACGACCGCAAGCTCGTCCGCGCGCTGTCCACGGACGGCCTCTATGACGCGCTCGAACACGATTGCGGCGCCTATGCCGATGGCATCGACGAAGGCATCGCCGGCGACGAGACCCGCGCCAGGTTCGCCGCCCGCCTGATCGAAACGAAGAAGCCCGATTTCGTCACCGTCTATCTGGCCGCGCTCGACCACGAGGAGCATCTTTTCGGTCCGGGGTCAGCGCAGGCCAATGCCGTTCTCGAACGGCTCGACGCGGCGGTCGGCACATTGGTATCGGCGGAACTGGCAGCACGTCCCGATGCCACCATTGCCGTCGTCAGCGATCACGGCTTCGTCGCGACCGATACCGAGGTCAACCTCTTCCGCCCCTTCATCGACGCGGGCCTGATCGCGCTGGGACCGGACGGCAAGGTTGCTTCCTGGGAAGCGATGCCATGGCCGTCGGGTGGCTCCATCGCGGTTGTGCTTGCGCGGCCGGACGACGCCGCGCTTGTCACCAGGGTAGAGGCCCTGCTCGCCGGCCTCGCCGCCGATCCGCAGGCCCGCATCGCCAGCGTCATCGGCAAGGCCGACATCGCGCGGCTGGGCGCAAACCCTCAGGCATCGTTCTATGTCGACCTGAAGCCCGGCGCACTGGCGGGCAACTTCGCGGCCGATGCACCACTCGCCAAGCCGTCGCGCTACAAGGGCATGCACGGCTATTTCCCGGCGATGCCGGAAATGCGCTCGACCTTTCTGGTGATGGGCAAGTCCGTCGCCCCGGCACGCAACCTTGGCGAGATCGACATGCGCGCGATCGCACCGACACTGGCGAAGGCAATGGGGGCCGAGCTGCCCGGCGCCGAAGCAAAGGCCATCCCGCTCGGAAAGTGA
- a CDS encoding nuclear transport factor 2 family protein, producing the protein MPFTGPIEDRTAIRELMDTHAHGVMALDAELWGSIWAEDAYWELPEYPDLGGFSGKAAIVAGWVESMKYYGLDNCTKQMVYFMQPGSIEVEGDTAKAVAYTIEIFDDPGSGKRIHATGRYDDELRRIDGAWKFTRRSYRTVFAD; encoded by the coding sequence ATGCCGTTCACAGGACCGATCGAGGACCGCACCGCGATCCGCGAACTGATGGATACCCATGCCCACGGGGTGATGGCGCTCGACGCCGAGCTGTGGGGTTCGATCTGGGCGGAAGACGCCTATTGGGAGCTGCCGGAATATCCCGATCTCGGCGGCTTTTCCGGCAAGGCGGCGATTGTCGCCGGCTGGGTCGAGTCGATGAAGTACTACGGCCTCGACAATTGCACCAAGCAGATGGTCTATTTCATGCAGCCCGGCTCGATCGAGGTGGAGGGCGATACGGCGAAGGCGGTGGCTTATACCATCGAGATCTTCGACGATCCCGGCTCGGGCAAGCGCATCCACGCTACCGGTCGCTACGACGACGAACTGCGCCGCATCGATGGCGCGTGGAAGTTCACCCGCCGCTCCTATCGGACGGTGTTCGCGGACTGA
- a CDS encoding SDR family oxidoreductase, with amino-acid sequence MATVAITGAGRGIGLELARQHVEAGDRVLALVRDPAGAKTLADLAAASAGKLTVHRMDVGDDASVRAGAADTGSEPVDVLYNVAGVSGPEGAELESADWDAWDETFRIMVQGPLRVLQAFLPRLGAGAKVINISSQLAASTWPYGGYYAYSGAKAALNRMMRSVAIDLKDRGVIVGLVHPGWVQTDMGGEGADITPAESAAGIRKVASDWTLERSGDFLKWNGEEHAW; translated from the coding sequence ATGGCAACCGTTGCAATCACCGGCGCAGGGCGCGGCATCGGCCTGGAGTTGGCCCGCCAGCATGTCGAAGCGGGCGACCGGGTGCTGGCGCTCGTGCGAGATCCCGCCGGCGCGAAGACCCTGGCGGACCTCGCCGCGGCATCGGCCGGCAAGCTTACCGTGCACCGCATGGACGTGGGCGACGATGCGTCCGTCCGTGCGGGCGCGGCGGACACCGGCAGCGAGCCGGTAGACGTCCTCTACAACGTCGCCGGGGTCAGCGGGCCCGAAGGCGCGGAACTTGAAAGCGCCGACTGGGATGCCTGGGACGAGACGTTCCGGATCATGGTGCAGGGGCCGCTGCGCGTGCTGCAGGCATTCCTGCCGCGACTGGGCGCCGGCGCGAAGGTCATCAACATCTCGAGCCAGCTTGCCGCTTCGACCTGGCCCTATGGCGGTTACTATGCCTATTCGGGCGCGAAGGCGGCACTGAACCGCATGATGCGTTCGGTCGCCATCGACCTCAAGGACCGTGGCGTGATCGTCGGGCTGGTCCATCCCGGCTGGGTGCAGACCGACATGGGCGGCGAAGGCGCCGACATCACTCCCGCCGAAAGCGCCGCCGGCATCCGCAAGGTCGCTTCCGACTGGACGCTCGAGCGTTCCGGAGACTTCCTCAAGTGGAACGGCGAAGAGCACGCCTGGTAA
- a CDS encoding TetR/AcrR family transcriptional regulator — translation MAGSTMQKRMLQAMRPSAMEEGEPKRWQQRKSARTREKMLEAAVDCLVEGGYAGLTTAQVAERAQVSRGAMHHHFATRMDLVAAVVEHIFYQRMRVFLDDYIAAMAQSRGALLIDLATDAHWRSVQTREYAAYLELAVAARTDHELNAAFEPAARRYDEVWTAEMIESFPQWQDQWQAMKLGSDFAIAVHSGLLLHRPVLGPERIEQVLRLTIATVRGLYDPIT, via the coding sequence ATGGCCGGTTCGACGATGCAGAAGCGCATGCTCCAGGCAATGCGCCCCAGCGCGATGGAAGAAGGGGAGCCCAAGCGCTGGCAGCAGCGCAAGTCGGCGCGCACCCGCGAGAAGATGCTCGAGGCGGCGGTCGACTGCCTGGTCGAGGGCGGATATGCCGGACTGACGACCGCGCAGGTGGCCGAGCGCGCGCAAGTTTCGCGCGGGGCCATGCACCACCACTTCGCGACGCGGATGGACCTGGTGGCGGCGGTGGTCGAGCACATCTTCTACCAGCGGATGCGCGTGTTCCTCGACGATTACATCGCCGCGATGGCGCAGAGCCGGGGCGCGCTGCTGATCGACCTTGCCACCGACGCGCACTGGCGCAGCGTGCAGACGCGCGAATATGCGGCCTACCTGGAACTGGCGGTGGCGGCGCGGACCGACCACGAACTCAATGCCGCCTTCGAACCCGCCGCCCGCCGCTATGACGAGGTGTGGACGGCGGAGATGATCGAATCCTTCCCGCAGTGGCAGGACCAGTGGCAGGCGATGAAACTGGGCAGCGATTTCGCCATCGCGGTCCATTCGGGCCTGCTGCTGCACCGGCCGGTGCTGGGGCCCGAGCGCATCGAGCAGGTGCTCAGGCTGACCATCGCGACGGTGCGCGGGCTCTACGATCCGATAACCTGA
- a CDS encoding TonB-dependent receptor yields MKVSRAIQLMSGLSAIALAAVPAGAMAQAAPDQAQAADAPTGGIGEIIVTAQKKAESIQTVPISIAAVGGEQLSAMNVTTLQALQGSVPNVQIDNFANTPNNAVFTIRGIGVIEPDPYAGNTVSIVVDGVPQFFSMGALLDTYDTNRVEILRGPQGTLFGANTTGGVVNVVTNQPDGKFDGYVKGTYGNWNRFDISAAVEAPLVEDTLSLKVSGIHTQRDGWTTNVWNGEDMGRKNVDAVRGQLYITPNADLRITLQGEYVAARNGAPIVVNGGLPGEGNYVPEGTFWNGAKLPMYQSPCSVEGQPCKAPDKYYSGNNEVPDQSDMTTKFFVGTIQYDNTPLGDITAITGYKRFTLFEYTDQDGTAKTNNATRRRTRGWQFSQELRSAFEAGDNFNAVAGLFYLKTHYNHYQMYHLDFALPGLVQYNEQDQGTESFSAFLQTYTQLTDQLKLSAGVRYTHDSVNARSTLDYGVGAPALTDPNWAIIPTIVVDGETLQVGRDLRTGPHDIDVGGKKSWDNVGWKLGLDYEIGQNQMVYASWARGFKSGGFTGRIGTASDGDTPYGPEKVDTFEVGLKADFLDRHVRTNLAVFYTNYRDMQVAQIYFDPDTNTQGNRILNAAKSEIKGFELEVQAIPFEGLTLRGSLAYLDTKYKSFLYFDPVAEEYLNLKGYALQNAPKWASTLGLNYTKTMDNGNSIVADVSWMYTGQKFYTAVVNTPRSSIQPTYYVDGMLTWYGPDKRYSIGLWGKNLFDKRYISTVYDSPGYMGLVGYAPPRQFGVSVGYNF; encoded by the coding sequence ATGAAAGTGTCACGTGCAATCCAGTTGATGAGCGGTCTTTCCGCCATCGCGCTCGCGGCTGTTCCCGCCGGGGCAATGGCGCAGGCCGCGCCCGATCAGGCCCAGGCCGCTGATGCGCCCACCGGCGGCATCGGCGAAATCATCGTCACCGCGCAGAAGAAGGCGGAAAGCATCCAGACCGTGCCGATCTCGATCGCGGCGGTCGGCGGCGAACAGCTTTCGGCAATGAACGTCACCACGCTCCAGGCACTTCAGGGCTCGGTCCCGAACGTCCAGATCGACAACTTCGCCAATACGCCCAACAACGCGGTCTTCACCATTCGCGGCATCGGCGTGATCGAACCCGATCCCTATGCCGGCAACACCGTGTCGATCGTGGTCGATGGCGTGCCGCAGTTCTTCTCGATGGGCGCGCTGCTCGACACCTACGACACCAACCGGGTCGAGATCCTGCGCGGTCCCCAGGGCACCCTGTTCGGCGCAAACACCACCGGCGGCGTCGTCAACGTCGTGACCAACCAGCCGGACGGCAAGTTCGACGGCTACGTCAAGGGCACCTACGGCAACTGGAACCGCTTCGACATCAGCGCCGCCGTGGAAGCGCCGCTGGTCGAGGACACCCTCAGCCTCAAGGTCTCGGGCATCCACACCCAGCGCGATGGCTGGACGACCAACGTGTGGAACGGCGAAGACATGGGCCGCAAGAACGTCGATGCGGTGCGCGGCCAGCTCTACATCACGCCCAACGCCGATCTCAGGATCACGCTCCAGGGTGAATACGTCGCCGCGCGCAACGGCGCGCCCATCGTCGTCAACGGCGGCCTGCCCGGCGAAGGCAACTACGTTCCCGAAGGCACGTTCTGGAACGGCGCCAAGCTGCCGATGTACCAGAGCCCCTGCTCGGTCGAGGGCCAGCCCTGCAAGGCGCCCGACAAGTACTACTCCGGCAACAACGAAGTGCCCGACCAGTCGGACATGACGACGAAGTTCTTCGTCGGCACGATCCAGTACGACAACACCCCGCTGGGCGACATCACCGCGATCACCGGCTACAAGCGCTTCACGCTGTTCGAATACACCGACCAGGACGGCACCGCGAAGACCAACAACGCAACGCGCCGCCGCACCCGCGGCTGGCAGTTCAGCCAGGAACTGCGCAGCGCCTTCGAGGCGGGAGACAATTTCAACGCCGTCGCGGGCCTGTTCTACCTGAAGACGCACTACAACCACTACCAGATGTACCACCTGGACTTCGCCCTTCCCGGCCTCGTCCAGTACAACGAACAGGACCAGGGCACGGAATCGTTCTCGGCCTTCCTGCAGACCTACACCCAGCTTACCGACCAGCTGAAGCTGTCGGCCGGCGTGCGCTACACGCATGACAGCGTGAACGCCCGCTCCACGCTCGACTACGGCGTCGGCGCGCCCGCGCTCACCGATCCGAACTGGGCCATCATCCCGACCATCGTCGTCGATGGCGAGACTCTCCAGGTCGGCCGCGACCTTCGCACCGGCCCGCACGACATCGACGTCGGCGGCAAGAAGAGCTGGGACAACGTCGGCTGGAAGCTCGGCCTCGATTACGAGATCGGCCAGAACCAGATGGTCTATGCAAGCTGGGCGCGCGGCTTCAAGTCGGGCGGCTTCACCGGCCGCATCGGCACCGCGTCGGACGGCGACACGCCCTACGGCCCGGAAAAGGTCGATACCTTCGAGGTGGGCCTCAAGGCCGACTTCCTCGACCGCCACGTGCGCACCAACCTCGCGGTGTTCTACACCAATTACCGCGACATGCAGGTCGCCCAGATCTATTTCGATCCCGATACCAACACTCAGGGCAACCGCATCCTCAACGCCGCCAAGTCCGAGATCAAGGGCTTCGAACTTGAAGTCCAGGCGATCCCGTTCGAAGGCCTCACCCTGCGCGGCTCGCTCGCCTACCTCGACACGAAGTACAAGAGCTTCCTCTACTTCGATCCGGTCGCGGAAGAGTACCTCAACCTCAAGGGCTACGCGCTCCAGAACGCGCCGAAGTGGGCTTCGACGCTTGGCCTCAACTACACCAAGACGATGGACAACGGGAACTCGATCGTTGCCGATGTAAGCTGGATGTACACCGGGCAGAAGTTCTACACTGCCGTGGTCAACACCCCGCGCTCGTCGATCCAGCCGACCTACTACGTCGACGGCATGCTGACCTGGTACGGCCCGGACAAGCGCTACTCGATCGGCCTGTGGGGCAAGAACCTGTTCGACAAGCGCTATATCTCCACCGTCTACGACAGCCCCGGCTACATGGGCCTCGTCGGCTACGCACCGCCGCGCCAGTTCGGCGTTTCGGTCGGCTACAACTTCTGA
- a CDS encoding nuclear transport factor 2 family protein — protein sequence MVTPDDLIARHGILNALANHSRGVDRADGNLLGSAYHPGATVDYGFFAGPAATLVDILAGAQKTALPTLHRTSNCWIRVDGRRAISESSVIAYVEEADLQRWVFGRYLDRHECRTNEAGEDEWRLVHRTYVLDGNVNRPSTAARSDPPVGLAHFVPAGGKGAADPGRALLAFHAACARPNGSRNTAMSAPETREAALDAALARAEIHDLCMAYARGVDRADADLLASIFTDDSTVISGVVNGSGKDFARDITAFVRDNLEMCFHSVANEWIEVRGDEAVGEHYALAQMVQAGTEILTGGRYIDRYVRRDGKWLILSRTFVADWTHSHPSTMERDGFYEALSIRGCFGHEDPIYAHWAA from the coding sequence ATGGTCACACCCGACGATCTCATCGCCCGCCACGGCATCCTCAACGCCCTGGCCAACCACAGCCGCGGGGTGGACCGCGCCGATGGCAACCTGCTCGGCTCTGCCTATCATCCCGGCGCCACGGTCGATTACGGCTTCTTCGCGGGCCCGGCCGCAACCCTGGTCGACATTCTGGCAGGCGCGCAGAAAACTGCCCTGCCCACGCTCCACCGCACGTCCAATTGCTGGATCCGGGTCGATGGCCGCCGCGCCATCTCGGAATCAAGCGTGATCGCCTATGTCGAGGAGGCGGACCTGCAACGCTGGGTCTTCGGCCGCTATCTCGACCGGCACGAATGCCGGACGAACGAAGCCGGCGAGGACGAATGGCGCCTCGTCCACCGCACCTACGTGCTCGACGGCAACGTCAACCGGCCATCCACCGCCGCGCGCTCCGATCCGCCCGTCGGCCTTGCCCATTTCGTGCCCGCCGGCGGCAAGGGCGCCGCCGATCCGGGCCGCGCGCTGCTTGCCTTCCACGCCGCCTGCGCCCGCCCCAACGGTTCGAGGAACACTGCCATGTCCGCACCTGAAACCCGCGAAGCCGCGCTCGACGCCGCGCTTGCCCGCGCCGAGATCCACGACCTGTGCATGGCCTATGCGCGCGGCGTGGACCGCGCCGACGCCGATCTTCTCGCCTCGATCTTCACCGACGATTCCACCGTGATCTCGGGTGTCGTGAACGGCTCGGGCAAGGATTTCGCGCGCGATATCACCGCCTTCGTGCGCGACAACCTCGAGATGTGCTTCCACTCGGTCGCCAACGAATGGATCGAGGTTCGCGGCGACGAGGCCGTGGGCGAACATTATGCCCTGGCCCAGATGGTCCAGGCAGGCACCGAAATCCTGACCGGCGGCCGCTATATCGACCGCTACGTCCGGCGCGACGGCAAGTGGCTGATCCTTAGCCGCACTTTCGTCGCCGACTGGACCCATTCACACCCCTCGACGATGGAACGCGACGGCTTCTACGAGGCGCTCAGCATCCGCGGCTGCTTCGGCCACGAAGACCCGATCTACGCCCACTGGGCGGCATAA
- a CDS encoding SDR family oxidoreductase, producing the protein MGKLANGQMDGKVALVTGGASGLGAEDARVLAREGARVVITDMQEDLGQKVASEIPNCVFLKQDVRDEARWGEVVAETLRLFGRLDTLVNNAGLVRFGTVEDLSWDDYKLQTDVMAGGTFLGCKAAIPHMSKDGSGSIINMASVGGIKGISAIPAYAAAKAGIIGMTRSIAVHCREQGYRIRCNSIAPGGIVTPMTAQALAELPADNAGLDQAHNHGMGQPIDIANMVLYLACDDGRHITGTNIVIDNGETMA; encoded by the coding sequence ATGGGCAAATTGGCCAACGGGCAAATGGACGGCAAGGTGGCACTGGTCACCGGCGGCGCGTCGGGCCTGGGTGCAGAGGACGCTCGCGTCCTCGCCCGCGAAGGCGCGCGGGTCGTCATCACCGACATGCAGGAAGACCTCGGCCAGAAGGTCGCTTCCGAAATTCCGAACTGCGTGTTCCTGAAGCAGGACGTGCGCGATGAAGCCCGCTGGGGCGAGGTCGTGGCCGAAACCCTGCGCCTTTTCGGCCGCCTCGACACGCTGGTCAACAACGCCGGCCTCGTCCGCTTCGGCACGGTCGAAGACCTCTCGTGGGACGACTACAAGCTCCAGACCGATGTCATGGCAGGCGGGACCTTCCTCGGCTGCAAGGCGGCAATCCCGCACATGAGCAAGGACGGCTCGGGTTCGATCATCAACATGGCGTCGGTCGGCGGCATCAAGGGCATCAGCGCGATCCCCGCCTACGCCGCGGCCAAGGCCGGGATCATCGGCATGACCCGCTCCATCGCGGTCCACTGCCGCGAACAGGGCTACCGCATCCGCTGCAACTCGATCGCGCCGGGCGGCATCGTTACCCCGATGACCGCACAGGCGCTCGCCGAATTGCCCGCCGACAACGCCGGGCTCGACCAGGCTCACAACCACGGCATGGGCCAGCCGATCGACATCGCGAACATGGTCCTCTACCTCGCCTGCGACGATGGCCGCCACATCACCGGCACCAACATCGTCATCGACAACGGCGAGACGATGGCCTGA